CTTGCAAGATTTTATGGAGTAAGCGATTTTAAACAAGCAAACTCCTTGCTTGAGAATAGTATGAAACTTGGCCTAATCGTAGCATTACCCGCAGCAATAGGTCTTGGTTGTATCGCGGATTTTATTACATGTATTTTTTATCAAAGAGGGGCATTTACAGCCTCGGATACATACCTTACGGCACAATGCCTTATTGCATTATGTTTAGGGTTACCTGCGTCTATATTAAATAAAATCCTCACGCCTGCTTTTTATGCTAATTGTGATGTTAAGACTCCTTTTAAAATTACTATTTATACAGTCATTGCCAACATATTTTTTAATATAACGCTAATGAAATTTTATGGCATACTCGGGATTGCGGCTGCTTCTTCAATTAGCGCGTGGTTTAATACATTTCTTTTACTATTTTTAACACATAAGATGGACTACTTAGTTTTTAGCAGGACTTTGAGTCTTTTTATTATTAAATTGCTAATTCTAAATTTGGTCACTTTAGGCAGTATTCTCTACACTAAGAGCTTATTCTTTCGCTATTTTTATGAAGGAAATTTTGTATCTAAAATCATAAGTCTGGTTTTTATCATTTTAGTAAGTTGTATAGGATATATACTCCTTAACTTGTTATTTGGAGTTATCGACAAGAATGATCTAAGTAAAATCAAGCAAAGATTTTCGCAAAAGATTTAATTTTTTAAACGAACTATAAACGTTCGTGACTTTTTTACTACAAAATTTTTAATTTTAGGAATTTCTAAAGTTTTAAATATTCTCCAAGGCTATCTCCAAGTCAATAATTACACAAAGTTAAAGGTCAAAATCAAAAAGTCATAATTGAAAACCTAATTAACTAATTATATAAAACAACAGATTGGGTTATACGACCATGTTCGAGCTAAGAAGACAATTCTCATCAAGACATCACATTCGGACTCATAGTTCAAATGCAGATGGAAGCCTTGGAGCTAAGTTAAGAAGACAATTCTCATCAAAACATCACCTTCGGACTCATAGTTCAAATGTAGATGAAAGTCCTGAAGCTAAGTTAAAAAGAGCTGAATTGCTATATAAGGCAGGGAGTTTTGGAGAGGCTCTTAGTATTTATTCAGATCTTTTAGCGATAACGCCTAATGACGCCTCTTTATTATATTGGAATGGCATGTGTTTGGACCGATTAGATGAAAAACCGAATGCAATCTCATTTTATGATAAAGCGATAGAATTAAATCCCGATGATTACTTGGTGCATTTTGCTAGAGGAGTTGCGATGCACGATCAAGGATACTATAAAGATGCATTTGCATCATACAATAGAGCTTTTGAATTAAATACAGGATATCACGCAGTATGTTATAAAATAGGATGGTTGGGTTCGTACTTTGGCAAAGACGAAGAAGCTATGATTCTATATCAAGAAGCATCAAAATTTGAACCTACAAATATCTTATACTTCAATTTAATCGGTCATGCAGCATATAGTGCGAATAGAAAACAAACCGCATTTAATTCTTACATGCGCGCACTGGAGCTAAATCCAAATGACACTGTTTGTTGGTATAACACAGCTATTGCTGCTTTTGAATTAGGCAAGGAAGATCAAGCTAAAACATTTTTTATCAAAATTTTGGAAAATCGCTCTAAAGATGTAATAGGCACCTTGAATGATATTGCAACACTACCAGATTCTCTTGATACATATCTAAGCTCTAAGCTTAATGGTGAGGTGCCAGTAGAATACGTCCGGAGTAAAGCCATGATATTAGAATTATTAGGTGAGTATGATGCGGCCCTTTGCATGTACAATGAAGCAATTAAAATTGATCCTGATGATGCCCTTGTATATCATCATCAAGGGAAAATTTTATATTTAAACGAAGATTATAAAGGCGCCATTAAGTGCTTCAATCGAGCATTAAGTCTTGATATTAGCGATCTTAACTCATACTTATACAATCTTTTATCACTTTATACCTTACATAATGACTTAGAGGGGCATACCTTATTCCCTGCCTTGAGCACCTTTGGACAAGAGGAGGATATTATAAATTTTATGGCAAACCTTCCTTGGGACAGTGAAGATCCGTATATACCCAAAGAAGCTCGAATCTTACTAGATCTGATTTTGTTCTCAAAAAGTTACTCAAGAGTTTTTAGTTTATTCGCAGAAAAAAATATTAACTTTAATTTAAAAATTTCTTTTGAAGACAATACATCTTTATTTGTCGCAATTATTCAAACTAAGGATGAATGGTTAATATCTCAAATGCTCCGAATACCCATAAATTTTGAAGAGATACTAAAAGAGTTATTGCGAGATCTAGATGATAGCACCTGCCTTGACATAATTCAAAAAATTGTATCTAAATCAGGCCCAGTCGCTCATAGCATCAGAGAAGGTCATACTAAACTATTAGAAATTGCTTTGAGCTGCTTCAAACCTCAAGCTGCAGAATATTTATTAGGATTAAATACTAAACTAATCGACCAGATACAAGATAGGAATATTGCTGGTGAATTCATGATAGTTGTTAAGAATAAGGAACTATCTTGTATTTTACAAGAGAGATTCAATTTTGATCTTCGAGAAAAACTTCAACATGCGATTGTCCAAGATGATACTGAATTAGTTGGTAATATTTTAGTTATTTCGCCTGAATTATTAGATAGTTGGTTCGATGGGATGCCACTTGGGCATTGGGCCTTAAAACAAAATAAACTCGAAGTTATAGAATTGATTTTAATCAATGACATTAACCTTGAATCAAAAGTAGACAACCAAGATCGCAATTTACTAACATTTGCATTAATCGAGAGAAAATTCGACATAGTTGAAGTATTAATCACTAAATATAATTTTGGAATTGGTGAACCTTTATATAGTATGCTTAAAGATAACGATTCCGACGCCATATTCAATATACCAACTTCAATTTTACAACAAGCACTCAATCATCCTAGCATAAGCCAATTTCTTTCTCATCCTAACTCAGCATCAATCCGTGATGGCAAAGATAATACTGCCTTACATATTGCGGTGATGTACGCCAAAGAAGATTTTATCGAGTATCATAAAGAAGAGTTATCACAAATGGTCAATGAAAAAAATCAAGATGGACAAACTCCTTTACATCTTTTACTCAATAAACTGACTGGCTATTTTGCGCAGGTAAAAATACTTGAGCAACTTCTAGATATGAAAAATATCGATGTAAAAATACCTGATGTAGAAGGTTTTACGGCAATCGATATAGCAGCAAATTTTTCACCTTATGTATTAAAAAGGTTTTTCGAAAAAGAGGTAGTCTCTAAATTAGAACTAACAGATCCAACTTATAGTTCTTGTCTTCCACTTTTTATGGAAATCAAAGATTTAGAATCAATTAAGAATACTCAAAAAGAAATCTTAAAATCCAATTATCCACTTCATTATGCTTGTTTACAAGAACATCAACAACAAATTATTAAGTTACTAAATGATGAGGAAAATTATAATGTACCGGATATTTGGGGATATTTTCCTTTATATTATGCAATTTGCCAAGATAACTTAGAGGTGGTTAAGATTCTAGTGTCAAGAGATGATATTGATATTATAAGGGCAAGCAATAGATTCAATCGAACTACTACGCTTCATACCGCAATCTATCAAGATAAGCTTGATATTATTAAATGCCTATTTGAGAAGGCAATTAAACAAGAGGAGGGTATTTCAAATTTGCAAGGACAGTTTAACAGACCCCTTATACATAAAATCCAAAGTCCTCAAACTGCAGCCTATCTAGTTGATTTATTCAAAAAATTAACTAAGGCAAAACCATCTCAATATAAGCTTTTAGATCTTAATGAGCAGGATGCATATGGACACACAGCTCTTTACTATGCATCTATGTTGCCAGACCCACGATTAATGGACTATTGGTTTAAATTATCGACTACTTATCCCAAACAATACAGTATTGATATGTCTTTAAATCAAAACCTCATATGTAATGCTGCAATGCAAGGTAACACTAATATTATATATTATTTATTAGAACGTCATGGAGATGTGTTTAATTTAGATTCTGATGCTAACGATAAATTAGTGGAAATGAGCATTTGCGGACAAGGACCTCGGACCCTTAAGTTCCTTTTTTATCACTATCCTAAAAGTTATCTATTAGTTAAAGACCCTTCAAGACTCAAAGAAATGGCATTATTTTTCGATAACCAAGAACTATCTGAATATTTAAATGATGCAAAATTGATGAGTATTTTGTACAAACATTCCGAACTAAGGTTGCTAGAAAAAATAGAAGAAGTTGAAATAAAGTATCTAAGTAAGTTACGCGATCTAGAGAGTAAATTTAAGGATGTACAAAATGTAGCTGAACGATCAGTATTTGGATCGATGACAAGTAGGTCATTCGATAGCACAAAGCCATTCTTAGGTACAATTAGAAAAAAATTATCAGATCTACAAAAGGGCTTTGAAACTATTAGGGAACAACAAATTGAACATGATCAAATGATGGTACTCAGTGGGGTAGATGAAAGAGCTAGGGTGCAAAAAGCCCTACAAGATTTCAAAAA
Above is a genomic segment from Candidatus Phycorickettsia trachydisci containing:
- a CDS encoding ankyrin repeat domain-containing protein; translated protein: MFELRRQFSSRHHIRTHSSNADGSLGAKLRRQFSSKHHLRTHSSNVDESPEAKLKRAELLYKAGSFGEALSIYSDLLAITPNDASLLYWNGMCLDRLDEKPNAISFYDKAIELNPDDYLVHFARGVAMHDQGYYKDAFASYNRAFELNTGYHAVCYKIGWLGSYFGKDEEAMILYQEASKFEPTNILYFNLIGHAAYSANRKQTAFNSYMRALELNPNDTVCWYNTAIAAFELGKEDQAKTFFIKILENRSKDVIGTLNDIATLPDSLDTYLSSKLNGEVPVEYVRSKAMILELLGEYDAALCMYNEAIKIDPDDALVYHHQGKILYLNEDYKGAIKCFNRALSLDISDLNSYLYNLLSLYTLHNDLEGHTLFPALSTFGQEEDIINFMANLPWDSEDPYIPKEARILLDLILFSKSYSRVFSLFAEKNINFNLKISFEDNTSLFVAIIQTKDEWLISQMLRIPINFEEILKELLRDLDDSTCLDIIQKIVSKSGPVAHSIREGHTKLLEIALSCFKPQAAEYLLGLNTKLIDQIQDRNIAGEFMIVVKNKELSCILQERFNFDLREKLQHAIVQDDTELVGNILVISPELLDSWFDGMPLGHWALKQNKLEVIELILINDINLESKVDNQDRNLLTFALIERKFDIVEVLITKYNFGIGEPLYSMLKDNDSDAIFNIPTSILQQALNHPSISQFLSHPNSASIRDGKDNTALHIAVMYAKEDFIEYHKEELSQMVNEKNQDGQTPLHLLLNKLTGYFAQVKILEQLLDMKNIDVKIPDVEGFTAIDIAANFSPYVLKRFFEKEVVSKLELTDPTYSSCLPLFMEIKDLESIKNTQKEILKSNYPLHYACLQEHQQQIIKLLNDEENYNVPDIWGYFPLYYAICQDNLEVVKILVSRDDIDIIRASNRFNRTTTLHTAIYQDKLDIIKCLFEKAIKQEEGISNLQGQFNRPLIHKIQSPQTAAYLVDLFKKLTKAKPSQYKLLDLNEQDAYGHTALYYASMLPDPRLMDYWFKLSTTYPKQYSIDMSLNQNLICNAAMQGNTNIIYYLLERHGDVFNLDSDANDKLVEMSICGQGPRTLKFLFYHYPKSYLLVKDPSRLKEMALFFDNQELSEYLNDAKLMSILYKHSELRLLEKIEEVEIKYLSKLRDLESKFKDVQNVAERSVFGSMTSRSFDSTKPFLGTIRKKLSDLQKGFETIREQQIEHDQMMVLSGVDERARVQKALQDFKKQEPKLHDYCITFYYGLNTYFTTYKTLSNGAIQTCEDISDTAAKYGIRLFLKASKAASRGLPIVASVVGFLDLVVVGTYTTIQTLKLQNKIQIINDIIQKKSPLEDELSLNIVKAAVAITKLKGEEISLQASGSNKKLEWIEKKLKGLKQNIIGEEIISTPAAALAMQHVGTIIANIYKDYNRIISNDEPLDEMLISLSLNVKPAASPTTRREEARRRSAVNLYMYDKVYDLDHQDQNCQTNYDYNHDKSLIAKDSLMSFSTDSSDS